The Candidatus Poribacteria bacterium genome has a window encoding:
- the nagB gene encoding glucosamine-6-phosphate deaminase produces MKVVVTERVDSYASEYLLGKWHALRVLGLATGSTPEELYGWLVQRFYDGKLSFRDKTTFNLDEYYGLPPNHPQSYRATMHRLLFQYVDLPPSNFHVPPGLTTDVEAACDAYERAIRDAGGVDLWVLGIGTDGHVAFNEPGSEADTRTRLVILTSSTVRNNARFFGDDLSQVPRRAISVGIATIMDGKELLLIAKGRSKAPAIAASVLRKETSSVPASFLQRHANCTFLLDPYAAENLLAEVPKGASRITSESGKSHTLVLEG; encoded by the coding sequence GTGAAAGTCGTTGTCACCGAGCGCGTTGACTCCTACGCATCGGAGTATCTCCTCGGCAAGTGGCATGCGCTGCGAGTGCTCGGTCTCGCAACCGGGTCCACGCCGGAGGAGCTTTACGGCTGGCTCGTACAAAGGTTCTACGACGGCAAGCTCAGCTTCCGCGACAAGACGACCTTCAACCTGGACGAGTACTACGGGCTCCCGCCGAATCACCCGCAGAGCTATCGGGCTACGATGCACCGACTGCTCTTTCAGTACGTGGACCTGCCGCCCTCGAACTTCCACGTGCCACCGGGTTTGACGACGGATGTCGAGGCAGCGTGCGATGCCTACGAACGGGCGATCCGCGATGCGGGGGGCGTCGATCTGTGGGTCCTCGGCATCGGCACCGACGGTCACGTGGCATTCAACGAGCCCGGGAGCGAGGCGGACACGCGGACACGACTGGTGATTCTCACGTCGAGCACGGTCCGAAACAACGCGCGCTTTTTCGGCGACGATCTGTCCCAGGTGCCCCGCCGAGCTATATCCGTCGGGATCGCGACGATCATGGATGGCAAGGAACTGCTGCTGATCGCAAAGGGCAGATCCAAAGCGCCTGCGATTGCCGCGTCAGTGCTCCGCAAAGAGACGTCCAGCGTGCCAGCGTCCTTCCTTCAGCGACACGCCAACTGCACCTTCCTCCTCGATCCCTACGCCGCCGAGAACTTGCTGGCGGAAGTACCCAAGGGCGCCAGCCGCATCACGAGCGAGAGCGGCAAGTCGCACACGCTCGTGCTCGAAGGCTAG